A DNA window from Alligator mississippiensis isolate rAllMis1 chromosome 11, rAllMis1, whole genome shotgun sequence contains the following coding sequences:
- the LOC102570453 gene encoding natural cytotoxicity triggering receptor 3 — protein sequence MTSRPVPPGPWSPPGPPQPLVPNLCRTMAGLLLCCLLAASSGSWSQELRVSQPGWAQGLEGGSVTLPCSYKTSVQGPQVGSYRWEKEPGLKVAPGVLPFQGRLGMPEARIFLEEGRADLEIHDLRHYDAGTYHCLVTLHGAPEVAGNGTRLHVDRPGTGTSQTMNSWLWGAMGAGLGAMGLVSVIAAILVCVLRRQRQGRRETESRWEHPRQDQAAGLEPNYVELRVKKGHDRVPPQGKQLPVVYAALAVGQGTSPWSHRGQS from the exons ATGACCTCACGTCCTGTCCCTCCTGGTCCCTGGAGTCCACCTGGCCCCCCACAGCCACTGGTCCCCAACCTTTGTCGCACCATGGCTGGACtgctcctctgctgtctcctAGCTGCCAGCTCCG GGTCCTGGTCCCAGGAGCTCAGGGTGTCTcagcctggctgggcccagggcctggagggtggctctgtcaccctgccctgctcctacaAGACCtctgtgcagggtccccaagTGGGCAGCTACCGCTGggagaaggagccagggctgaAGGTGGCCCCGGGGGTCCTGCCCTTTCAGGGGCGTCTGGGAATGCCCGAGGCCAGGATCTTCCTTGAGGAGGGCCGGGCAGACCTGGAGATCCATGACCTGCGGCACTATGATGCTGGCACCTACCACTGCCTGGTGACCCTGCACGGAGCACCTGAGGTGGCCGGCAATGGCACCCGGCTGCACGTGGACAGGCCTG GGACAGGGACCAGCCAAACCATGAACTCATGGctgtggggagccatgggggctgggctgggggccatGGGGCTGGTGTCAGTCATAGCCGCCATCCTGGTGTGTGTCCTACGCAGGCAGCGACAAG GCAGGAGAGAGACAGAATCTCGATGGGAGCACCCAAGACAG GAccaggctgctgggctggagccaaaCTACGTGGAGCTGCGGGTGAAGAAGGGGCATGACCGGGTGCCTCCTCAGGGGAAGCAGCTACCTGTGGTCTACGCAGctcttgctgtggggcagggaacatCCCCCTGGAGCCATCGGGGGCAGTCATGA